Genomic window (Ostrea edulis chromosome 9, xbOstEdul1.1, whole genome shotgun sequence):
atataaatcaatgtgtatatttcttgtatgaaaatatttcttctcgaaaatatataggcttcatttcTCTTAAAGACGATCGCGATACAAacgcacgtacatgtatatcgattgctgctttcttatataactggtatacaagtaaaacaaatcagttttataacgaatttgttgTATTTGAAtcatgaattcgctataaacgtatagcgaattacacttatagcgaatttttaaaGAGGGCCCCCAGAAATTcactatatcagagttttactgtataatgaaccCGTAAAGCGCAGAATATCCAAAGAGGAAACAAGGACATACTGCAGTAGACAGGATATCATGAACACTGTCGAatttatgcatatatacaaaaaatagaattctagacatacatgtatatttacaagaCTGTACTGCATTCATGGAAAactcttcaaaatgtttttttatatatataaacactttgTACATCATGACTTCTGTAGAATCCaactataattaacaaaacCAATTCacaactatttaaaaaaaacttatttctCATCATACACATTCCTTGCACTGTTTAAATATTGAAACTGGAAGATACCGGGGTGAGAGCAGGCAGCATAGATTATGTGATGTTTGTGACACCCAAaaaattgaagatgaatttcattctATCCTTCAATGTCCTAAATACTCCTCTCTAAGGGAAAAACACATTCAAAAATACTACTACAAATCGCCAACTTCATATAAATTACTTCATTTGTTGGGTTCACAACACACACTCCTACCCTTACTGCTCTAGGAAAATATCTTCACTATGATTATGCATCACGTAATGCTGAATTGTCGCCTTAATATATATGCGTGTGCACGATGCCTTTTGTATTATTGTTCaatattgtttgatattaaattctAGTTATGTATTGTACTTTGAACTATGCTTaatatcacatatatatatatatatatatatatattccaaatagaaagagttgatatcacacagtcaaaataattcaataaaaaagcaggaaaatatacagttccaaaatatattttggactgtatattttcctgattttttattgaattatatatatatatatctatatctatatatacatatctacAGGAAACTAGATGACTGGAACTGTGAATCACTTGATCAGGGATTTCACCCCCCCTTTTTAGACTCCTTAATTAAGCGATAactatatatctattttattgTTATACATTTAAATACTGATGGGCTGTACCACCCAAGGTGGTATTGATTGAATACACAACAATACAGTAAATAATGTATTGGTCAGCTAATGTAATTTAGAATACATGTAAGTCTATTAATAACACACACTGTAGTATATAATGAATTGATCGATTTATAGGTCACAATAAGTCTATTAATAACACACACTgtagtatataatgaattaatcaGTATATAGGTCAGAATAAGTCTATTAagatagataagataagataagtttattccaattttgggcccagagggcataacagtaagacagtttataaagaaggaaattcaaaaaagaaagaaagtttacaacattaactacaggttacatagaatgcaaactgcatgtggatgcagcatgttggggaaacaagtacatacataatatgaattgctaatcatgtgtatacacatgtaaatggacagtatcagtattataccaacatatgaataataaactataatgatttttgcagtattaaagcatcacttctttttctgaaagtttgcactaaatattcactcaatttgacaattactggtttgtcttcattaatcatcaaccaagtaaatttgtccttatttgttagatagataaaatttttgttgagcttgtatataccattaaaaaacatatttctctcttcaacatagaatggacaatcagtaaggaaatgaaattcatcttctacacaattaaggttacataattcgcaaattcttttgtttctttctaaagaaatcttctggccagaattggtttttgtaaattcatatcttcctctttcaattcgaaggtcatgtgcactaattcaaaatctacatagagtttttcttaattctagggattctaaaaatatatataactttccatagtaaagttttctttatacgaaaaatatgttgtgagttttcctgatttctgaccctcttcacgttgttttgaccagtaaagtaaaaattgttttcgtacctgattcttcatttgttttttgaaaaatgagaatttgagatttttacaattgggtaccaaaatgcccattttCCCCTTAAAATAACTAATGTTAATAACACACACTGTAGTATATAATGAATTGATCAGTATATAGGTCAGAATAAGTCTATTAATAACACACACTgtagtatataatgaattagTCAGTATATAGGTCACAATAAGTCTATTAATAGCACACACTGTAGTATATAATGAATTGATCGGTTTATAGGTCACAATAAGTCTATTAATAACACACACTGTAGTATATAATGAATTGATCAGTATATAGGTCACAATAAGTCTATTAATAGCACACACTGTAGTATATAATGAATTGATCGGTATATAGGTCACAATAAGTCTATTAATAACACACACTCTAGTATATAATGAATTGATCAGTATATAGGTCACAATAAGTCTATTAATAACACACACTGTAGTATATAATGAATTGATCGGTATATAGGTCACAATAAGTCTATTAATAACACACACTGTAGTATATAATGAATTGATCAGTATATAGGTCAGAATAAGTCTATTAATAACACACACTGTAGTATATAATGAATTGATCGGTTCATAGGTCACAATAAGTCTATTAATAACACACACCGTAGTATATAATGAATTGATCGATTTATAGGTCACAATAAGTCTATTAATAACACACACCGTAGTATATAATGAATTGATCGGTTTATAGGTCACAATAAGTCTATTAATAGCACACACTGTAGTATATAATGAATTGATCAGTATATAGGTCACAATAAGTCTATTAATAGCACACACTGTAGTATATAATGAATTGATCAGTTTATAGGTCACAATAAGTCTATTAATAGCACACACTGTAGTATATAATGAATTGATCAGTTTATAGGTCACAATAAGTCTATTAATAACACACACTCTAGTATATAATGAATTGATCAGTATATAGGTCACAATAAGTCTATTAATAACACACACCGTAGTATATAATGAATTGATCGGTATATAGGTCACAATAAGTCTATTAATAACACACACTGTAGTATATAATGAATTGATCAGTTTATAGGTCACAATAAGTCTATTAATAGCACACACAGTAGTACATATATAATGAATTGATCAGTATATAGGTCACAATAAGTATttgatataatttgtttttgttaaaagcaaatgtctccccagctccccaaatgaTAGTGCTCCAAATTACAACCTctctccccttaatgtactgcatgggaTGGAAAAGAAAGCATAAGCAGGAACACAGACACATTGTGCAGTGAGGGACACATTGTGCAGTGAGGAAAAAGATGGAAAAAAGATGTAATGTGATGTGAccaatttcattcaatttgttgtactgaaatacaaaattagcGACTGTATGCTTAAGTACCAGTATTTTGGTACTTACCAGATTTTGTCGAAACAGTCCACGAGGCCGATCTTTGTTCCCCAGGCCCTGTTGATGGTGATATTGATGAATGGGTGCCTCTGTTCCTGCTGTAAGATTTCCACCTGACTCTGTTTTAGGGGGACCACGTTGATAACCCCGAGGGTCTGACTGATTCGCTGGCGTTCCTGTAGAGATTGCTGTCTTACCACAGAACCTACAgtcaaattattcaaatcaATCTATTTCTATCCtaaataaaattcttaaatTTCTAATTAATTAATACACTGTAATGTCAAGTATAAATCTCCAACATTAAGTATGGTAGATATATATCGACTCAAGTATAAATCTCCAACATTAAGTATGGTAGATACTCAAGTATAAATCTCCAACATTAAGTATGGTAGATACTCAAACGAAACAAAAGACAttgtacatttttcaaataGTTTGCACAAGTTTTGTTActaaattgtatatttatggtgCATTTTCCCTTGAAAACATGCAGATCTCAAGTTTTGCATTCCACCCAAAGCCTTTATAATATAGatttattaaaattaaattcaataaCGAGATTGGTTCACAAAATTCTATATACTTCTTTATAGATTTTCAGATATGATTGATTTACACTGAAGAAATGCCCCCATGATAATACAGATCTTTTTTCATTAGATTTGTGATGTACGGTGTCCAGGATTAACCTTAAGAAAGGGGAAACTTACTTTTAATGTCCCCGGAATCAAAGATTCAGGGGCATATAATTTTGGgcctgtctgtctgtggcaaaaaactttaaccttggtcatatctttcaCACCATAAAAGGTAatgttttcatatttggtatgtgtattctttgtggCTGGACTTTTTCATTGACACCAAAATGTTGAACTGGCaaccttaacattgacctttgacctacttttcaatgATACCAGATTTCTTAACCTTAAGACCTTTACcctaattttttaattatttttttttaaaaaagcctATTATCTGGTCATATTTTTACATCATATGAggtagacctttcatatttggtatgtataTTCCTTGTAGCAAAAcatttccattgacaccaaaatctttgacctagtgacctaaacattgacctttgacctactatTAGAAAATTGGAATGTAAGTCATATCTTTCATATTGTAAGAGGtgctgtttttatattttaaaacatatgcaTTTTTTGTGTGAAGACTTTTCTAGCGATACCAGATTTTATTtgttgaccatgtgaccttgaccactGACCTAGTTTTGGGAAATTTTCCAAAAAACTACAATATGTCTTACAGtttcactttgttgtaatcttggagcatcagtgtttcacaaacatatcttgttgcTAGTATACCGTATAGTGAGTTTTCTCCACAGGTCTAAAATTTGCTCAAAGATATACTAATAATTTTAGTGGAATAAATTTTGGTAGACaagaagagttatctcccttgcaaatactgaagttgcaaattgggtgcatatttggcagGTAAATTTTGTCGGCAAGATATCTAACTGCTAAAATAGGCCAAATTTATCCCCccacagaagaaaaaaaaaaacgctaTACAGTATTATACACTTGACATGTAATCTGTTTCAGTGTAAACTTACTCTTTGGTCTTGGAATGTCATCTTGTTTCTCTTCTGCAGTGTGGCAACTTTTTGATTTATTCAAGTTGGGTCTATTTGAACCCCGTGGTGGAGGTCGTGGGGGTTGTCCATTCGTTGTGATAGCATCCTCATATTCATCACTGTCACTTTCGTTTTCAGTTGTTAGGTCTGACCTGCCTGGTTTGAACTTAAACGATTGTTGAGGTGGAGAACTCACTCCTTTCCCCGCTTGTCTTTGGGATGACTGTCTCCGGGGAGGTGGAAGAAGGGGGATTTCTATCTTGTCCTCTGCTTTTGGGGTAACATATGCATAATCTGTTGGAGGAGGGATATTTTTCCTTTTGGGTGGTAAAGGTTGTACAGAGTAAAAATTGCCTTTATCCGGATCATCAAGCCTTGGTGAATCTGAAAGACTTTGTATATGTTCACCAGGTGTGGGATGAAGGACACCGCTTTGTAAGTTATCCTGTGTTGTTGTATCTTGTAAAGTTTTCCTGACTGGAATAGAATCCAGGGGAGGAGGGATGGGATTGGTTAACCTGGATGTGTCGGGTTCTTTGGAATTCTTGTTTGAAGATGTTGGGGACACCACACGCATTTTGTGCCGTGTTGGTTTTTCGGGACTAGAACATTTTGGAGAGTCACTGCCACTAGACCTCGGTGGAGGAAGACTGGGAATGCCATCCATATTGGCTGTGGAATTCTGGGAATCAGACAATGGGAATGGAGCATACATGTTCTCCTCTTTGGATGACGAGTCTCTGGATAAAATGAACACACTTCCACTGTCCCTGTTTGTTGGTGTGCTTGCGTCACTAAGTCCACTATGACGTTTCGGTTCTGAAGGGGGTAGAGACACtcttaaatttttcaaatcacTACTCATAAATTCATAATCAGCCAACATGTTGGGATCGCCATCTTCAGatcttatcacttgataaccaTCATCTAAATCAAGTATCTTGGAGGACTGCTTGGAAAGCAATTTGCTCTTGTTAGCATCACACATTTGTAAATATGGATCACTTGTGGGTCTCTCTGGAGCTTTAATATCCTCATGGAATGGAATTTTTGCTAATTCGTAGTTCTCATCTGGATCAGTGGGAACATCACCACTACACATCCGTGGTCGCCTCACGAAGCTGtagttttcatttcttgtaaGTTGCTGGGGAGGTGTGGTTTCCTTTCGTCTGGCACCTTTGGAAGACTGATTTGGTAAATTCAACCTACCATCTAACAGGCCATCTGGATTgtaattttcataaatgttaAAAGATGGCGGATAATTAATCATTGACACTGGTCGCACTGGTTGAGGGGTGGGGCTTTTTCTTATTCCCAAATCATCTCTGAACCGCCGCTGGACTGCAGgagatttctgtaattttttattgtttagaaaGAAATCTTCTTCTACAAAGTCCTCATCACCAGTCGTATCCGGTTCACTGCCACTGGAGTCCGATTCAGT
Coding sequences:
- the LOC125657945 gene encoding uncharacterized protein LOC125657945 isoform X2; translated protein: MTTATIYVQNSILQAGGYIQHADYERTRLCVHGTYMMKLVSSFVITTILHVHERISGTLKVQHAATLQQVPPPNNLHEYHLCLTMSMDNIIKQGYLKKAHPTSPSSTGASFATSIKQLFEPQRWYVFGMKVGIPYLEYYDKEESAFSGEPIHSYSMANCKRITYTMGRLNKVWTFCVFLEDRILELTADSRDSMLSWCRILERTLHAFGNLRKTSSEHVYSAYPVRRPPRKSLPDTPPGSPEPRGAEALPLPTNSHGENSEREEIFESQCSLMDSLRNSGNLQNTSAGLRESIILATRNSSNSDDGVCRSLPEDDVCQSVPEGGASLSLPNKGGDEEIDSDPEYSDAAWTKRTIDFNTAESNEDGANKRIRKVQHYTESDSSGSEPDTTGDEDFVEEDFFLNNKKLQKSPAVQRRFRDDLGIRKSPTPQPVRPVSMINYPPSFNIYENYNPDGLLDGRLNLPNQSSKGARRKETTPPQQLTRNENYSFVRRPRMCSGDVPTDPDENYELAKIPFHEDIKAPERPTSDPYLQMCDANKSKLLSKQSSKILDLDDGYQVIRSEDGDPNMLADYEFMSSDLKNLRVSLPPSEPKRHSGLSDASTPTNRDSGSVFILSRDSSSKEENMYAPFPLSDSQNSTANMDGIPSLPPPRSSGSDSPKCSSPEKPTRHKMRVVSPTSSNKNSKEPDTSRLTNPIPPPLDSIPVRKTLQDTTTQDNLQSGVLHPTPGEHIQSLSDSPRLDDPDKGNFYSVQPLPPKRKNIPPPTDYAYVTPKAEDKIEIPLLPPPRRQSSQRQAGKGVSSPPQQSFKFKPGRSDLTTENESDSDEYEDAITTNGQPPRPPPRGSNRPNLNKSKSCHTAEEKQDDIPRPKSSVVRQQSLQERQRISQTLGVINVVPLKQSQVEILQQEQRHPFINITINRAWGTKIGLVDCFDKIWIAGWDMKTCPRLSDKVHIGDQLLKINDKKVKNSTDAQRMYKIAEETVTLTVHRLPYAQVIAIHRQENKQPIGIQREGGTSKIVYVDPNGLAAKHGLQQRARSVLVGSEFCFWCLTEINSRPLDLSFKGNEIDHLLSAVGKDISVVVQPEDFVKELKKQLKKLKNYKDLLMKY
- the LOC125657945 gene encoding uncharacterized protein LOC125657945 isoform X7: MSFKNPPNFNINDNSSVTILLCRIIYIPGISHSGLQYHLCLTMSMDNIIKQGYLKKAHPTSPSSTGASFATSIKQLFEPQRWYVFGMKVGIPYLEYYDKEESAFSGEPIHSYSMANCKRITYTMGRLNKVWTFCVFLEDRILELTADSRDSMLSWCRILERTLHAFGNLRKTSSEHVYSAYPVRRPPRKSLPDTPPGSPEPRGAEALPLPTNSHGENSEREEIFESQCSLMDSLRNSDGANKRIRKVQHYTESDSSGSEPDTTGDEDFVEEDFFLNNKKLQKSPAVQRRFRDDLGIRKSPTPQPVRPVSMINYPPSFNIYENYNPDGLLDGRLNLPNQSSKGARRKETTPPQQLTRNENYSFVRRPRMCSGDVPTDPDENYELAKIPFHEDIKAPERPTSDPYLQMCDANKSKLLSKQSSKILDLDDGYQVIRSEDGDPNMLADYEFMSSDLKNLRVSLPPSEPKRHSGLSDASTPTNRDSGSVFILSRDSSSKEENMYAPFPLSDSQNSTANMDGIPSLPPPRSSGSDSPKCSSPEKPTRHKMRVVSPTSSNKNSKEPDTSRLTNPIPPPLDSIPVRKTLQDTTTQDNLQSGVLHPTPGEHIQSLSDSPRLDDPDKGNFYSVQPLPPKRKNIPPPTDYAYVTPKAEDKIEIPLLPPPRRQSSQRQAGKGVSSPPQQSFKFKPGRSDLTTENESDSDEYEDAITTNGQPPRPPPRGSNRPNLNKSKSCHTAEEKQDDIPRPKSSVVRQQSLQERQRISQTLGVINVVPLKQSQVEILQQEQRHPFINITINRAWGTKIGLVDCFDKIWIAGWDMKTCPRLSDKVHIGDQLLKINDKKVKNSTDAQRMYKIAEETVTLTVHRLPYAQVIAIHRQENKQPIGIQREGGTSKIVYVDPNGLAAKHGLQQRARSVLVGSEFCFWCLTEINSRPLDLSFKGNEIDHLLSAVGKDISVVVQPEDFVKELKKQLKKLKNYKDLLMKY
- the LOC125657945 gene encoding uncharacterized protein LOC125657945 isoform X1, which gives rise to MTTATIYVQNSILQAGGYIQHADYERTRLCVHGTYMMKLVSSFVITTILHVHERISGTLKVQHAATLQQVPPPNNLHEYHLCLTMSMDNIIKQGYLKKAHPTSPSSTGASFATSIKQLFEPQRWYVFGMKVGIPYLEYYDKEESAFSGEPIHSYSMANCKRITYTMGRLNKVWTFCVFLEDRILELTADSRDSMLSWCRILERTLHAFGNLRKTSSEHVYSAYPVRRPPRKSLPDTPPGSPEPRGAEALPLPTNSHGENSEREEIFESQCSLMDSLRNSGNLQNTSAGLRESIILATRNSSNSDDGVCRSLPEDDVCQSVPEGGASLSLPNKGGDEEIDSDPEYSDAAWTKRTIDFNTAESNEDGANKRIRKVQHYTESDSSGSEPDTTGDEDFVEEDFFLNNKKLQKSPAVQRRFRDDLGIRKSPTPQPVRPVSMINYPPSFNIYENYNPDGLLDGRLNLPNQSSKGARRKETTPPQQLTRNENYSFVRRPRMCSGDVPTDPDENYELAKIPFHEDIKAPERPTSDPYLQMCDANKSKLLSKQSSKILDLDDGYQVIRSEDGDPNMLADYEFMSSDLKNLRVSLPPSEPKRHSGLSDASTPTNRDSGSVFILSRDSSSKEENMYAPFPLSDSQNSTANMDGIPSLPPPRSSGSDSPKCSSPEKPTRHKMRVVSPTSSNKNSKEPDTSRLTNPIPPPLDSIPVRKTLQDTTTQDNLQSGVLHPTPGEHIQSLSDSPRLDDPDKGNFYSVQPLPPKRKNIPPPTDYAYVTPKAEDKIEIPLLPPPRRQSSQRQAGKGVSSPPQQSFKFKPGRSDLTTENESDSDEYEDAITTNGQPPRPPPRGSNRPNLNKSKSCHTAEEKQDDIPRPKSSVVRQQSLQERQRISQTLGVINVVPLKQSQVEILQQEQRHPFINITINRAWGTKIGLVDCFDKIWIAGWDMKTCPRLSDKVHIGDQLLKINDKKVKNSTDAQRMYKIAEETVTLTVHRLPYAQVIAIHRQENKQPIGIQREGGTSKIVYVDPNGLAAKHGLQQRARSVLVGSEFCFWCLTEINSRPLDLSFKGNEVGQSGEGRIDHLLSAVGKDISVVVQPEDFVKELKKQLKKLKNYKDLLMKY
- the LOC125657945 gene encoding uncharacterized protein LOC125657945 isoform X4; the encoded protein is MSMDNIIKQGYLKKAHPTSPSSTGASFATSIKQLFEPQRWYVFGMKVGIPYLEYYDKEESAFSGEPIHSYSMANCKRITYTMGRLNKVWTFCVFLEDRILELTADSRDSMLSWCRILERTLHAFGNLRKTSSEHVYSAYPVRRPPRKSLPDTPPGSPEPRGAEALPLPTNSHGENSEREEIFESQCSLMDSLRNSGNLQNTSAGLRESIILATRNSSNSDDGVCRSLPEDDVCQSVPEGGASLSLPNKGGDEEIDSDPEYSDAAWTKRTIDFNTAESNEDGANKRIRKVQHYTESDSSGSEPDTTGDEDFVEEDFFLNNKKLQKSPAVQRRFRDDLGIRKSPTPQPVRPVSMINYPPSFNIYENYNPDGLLDGRLNLPNQSSKGARRKETTPPQQLTRNENYSFVRRPRMCSGDVPTDPDENYELAKIPFHEDIKAPERPTSDPYLQMCDANKSKLLSKQSSKILDLDDGYQVIRSEDGDPNMLADYEFMSSDLKNLRVSLPPSEPKRHSGLSDASTPTNRDSGSVFILSRDSSSKEENMYAPFPLSDSQNSTANMDGIPSLPPPRSSGSDSPKCSSPEKPTRHKMRVVSPTSSNKNSKEPDTSRLTNPIPPPLDSIPVRKTLQDTTTQDNLQSGVLHPTPGEHIQSLSDSPRLDDPDKGNFYSVQPLPPKRKNIPPPTDYAYVTPKAEDKIEIPLLPPPRRQSSQRQAGKGVSSPPQQSFKFKPGRSDLTTENESDSDEYEDAITTNGQPPRPPPRGSNRPNLNKSKSCHTAEEKQDDIPRPKSSVVRQQSLQERQRISQTLGVINVVPLKQSQVEILQQEQRHPFINITINRAWGTKIGLVDCFDKIWIAGWDMKTCPRLSDKVHIGDQLLKINDKKVKNSTDAQRMYKIAEETVTLTVHRLPYAQVIAIHRQENKQPIGIQREGGTSKIVYVDPNGLAAKHGLQQRARSVLVGSEFCFWCLTEINSRPLDLSFKGNEVGQSGEGRIDHLLSAVGKDISVVVQPEDFVKELKKQLKKLKNYKDLLMKY
- the LOC125657945 gene encoding uncharacterized protein LOC125657945 isoform X3; the encoded protein is MSFKNPPNFNINDNSSVTILLCRIIYIPGISHSGLQYHLCLTMSMDNIIKQGYLKKAHPTSPSSTGASFATSIKQLFEPQRWYVFGMKVGIPYLEYYDKEESAFSGEPIHSYSMANCKRITYTMGRLNKVWTFCVFLEDRILELTADSRDSMLSWCRILERTLHAFGNLRKTSSEHVYSAYPVRRPPRKSLPDTPPGSPEPRGAEALPLPTNSHGENSEREEIFESQCSLMDSLRNSGNLQNTSAGLRESIILATRNSSNSDDGVCRSLPEDDVCQSVPEGGASLSLPNKGGDEEIDSDPEYSDAAWTKRTIDFNTAESNEDGANKRIRKVQHYTESDSSGSEPDTTGDEDFVEEDFFLNNKKLQKSPAVQRRFRDDLGIRKSPTPQPVRPVSMINYPPSFNIYENYNPDGLLDGRLNLPNQSSKGARRKETTPPQQLTRNENYSFVRRPRMCSGDVPTDPDENYELAKIPFHEDIKAPERPTSDPYLQMCDANKSKLLSKQSSKILDLDDGYQVIRSEDGDPNMLADYEFMSSDLKNLRVSLPPSEPKRHSGLSDASTPTNRDSGSVFILSRDSSSKEENMYAPFPLSDSQNSTANMDGIPSLPPPRSSGSDSPKCSSPEKPTRHKMRVVSPTSSNKNSKEPDTSRLTNPIPPPLDSIPVRKTLQDTTTQDNLQSGVLHPTPGEHIQSLSDSPRLDDPDKGNFYSVQPLPPKRKNIPPPTDYAYVTPKAEDKIEIPLLPPPRRQSSQRQAGKGVSSPPQQSFKFKPGRSDLTTENESDSDEYEDAITTNGQPPRPPPRGSNRPNLNKSKSCHTAEEKQDDIPRPKSSVVRQQSLQERQRISQTLGVINVVPLKQSQVEILQQEQRHPFINITINRAWGTKIGLVDCFDKIWIAGWDMKTCPRLSDKVHIGDQLLKINDKKVKNSTDAQRMYKIAEETVTLTVHRLPYAQVIAIHRQENKQPIGIQREGGTSKIVYVDPNGLAAKHGLQQRARSVLVGSEFCFWCLTEINSRPLDLSFKGNEVGQSGEGRIDHLLSAVGKDISVVVQPEDFVKELKKQLKKLKNYKDLLMKY
- the LOC125657945 gene encoding uncharacterized protein LOC125657945 isoform X5; the encoded protein is MTTATIYVQNSILQAGGYIQHADYERTRLCVHGTYMMKLVSSFVITTILHVHERISGTLKVQHAATLQQVPPPNNLHEYHLCLTMSMDNIIKQGYLKKAHPTSPSSTGASFATSIKQLFEPQRWYVFGMKVGIPYLEYYDKEESAFSGEPIHSYSMANCKRITYTMGRLNKVWTFCVFLEDRILELTADSRDSMLSWCRILERTLHAFGNLRKTSSEHVYSAYPVRRPPRKSLPDTPPGSPEPRGAEALPLPTNSHGENSEREEIFESQCSLMDSLRNSDGANKRIRKVQHYTESDSSGSEPDTTGDEDFVEEDFFLNNKKLQKSPAVQRRFRDDLGIRKSPTPQPVRPVSMINYPPSFNIYENYNPDGLLDGRLNLPNQSSKGARRKETTPPQQLTRNENYSFVRRPRMCSGDVPTDPDENYELAKIPFHEDIKAPERPTSDPYLQMCDANKSKLLSKQSSKILDLDDGYQVIRSEDGDPNMLADYEFMSSDLKNLRVSLPPSEPKRHSGLSDASTPTNRDSGSVFILSRDSSSKEENMYAPFPLSDSQNSTANMDGIPSLPPPRSSGSDSPKCSSPEKPTRHKMRVVSPTSSNKNSKEPDTSRLTNPIPPPLDSIPVRKTLQDTTTQDNLQSGVLHPTPGEHIQSLSDSPRLDDPDKGNFYSVQPLPPKRKNIPPPTDYAYVTPKAEDKIEIPLLPPPRRQSSQRQAGKGVSSPPQQSFKFKPGRSDLTTENESDSDEYEDAITTNGQPPRPPPRGSNRPNLNKSKSCHTAEEKQDDIPRPKSSVVRQQSLQERQRISQTLGVINVVPLKQSQVEILQQEQRHPFINITINRAWGTKIGLVDCFDKIWIAGWDMKTCPRLSDKVHIGDQLLKINDKKVKNSTDAQRMYKIAEETVTLTVHRLPYAQVIAIHRQENKQPIGIQREGGTSKIVYVDPNGLAAKHGLQQRARSVLVGSEFCFWCLTEINSRPLDLSFKGNEVGQSGEGRIDHLLSAVGKDISVVVQPEDFVKELKKQLKKLKNYKDLLMKY
- the LOC125657945 gene encoding uncharacterized protein LOC125657945 isoform X6, which translates into the protein MTTATIYVQNSILQAGGYIQHADYERTRLCVHGTYMMKLVSSFVITTILHVHERISGTLKVQHAATLQQVPPPNNLHEYHLCLTMSMDNIIKQGYLKKAHPTSPSSTGASFATSIKQLFEPQRWYVFGMKVGIPYLEYYDKEESAFSGEPIHSYSMANCKRITYTMGRLNKVWTFCVFLEDRILELTADSRDSMLSWCRILERTLHAFGNLRKTSSEHVYSAYPVRRPPRKSLPDTPPGSPEPRGAEALPLPTNSHGENSEREEIFESQCSLMDSLRNSDGANKRIRKVQHYTESDSSGSEPDTTGDEDFVEEDFFLNNKKLQKSPAVQRRFRDDLGIRKSPTPQPVRPVSMINYPPSFNIYENYNPDGLLDGRLNLPNQSSKGARRKETTPPQQLTRNENYSFVRRPRMCSGDVPTDPDENYELAKIPFHEDIKAPERPTSDPYLQMCDANKSKLLSKQSSKILDLDDGYQVIRSEDGDPNMLADYEFMSSDLKNLRVSLPPSEPKRHSGLSDASTPTNRDSGSVFILSRDSSSKEENMYAPFPLSDSQNSTANMDGIPSLPPPRSSGSDSPKCSSPEKPTRHKMRVVSPTSSNKNSKEPDTSRLTNPIPPPLDSIPVRKTLQDTTTQDNLQSGVLHPTPGEHIQSLSDSPRLDDPDKGNFYSVQPLPPKRKNIPPPTDYAYVTPKAEDKIEIPLLPPPRRQSSQRQAGKGVSSPPQQSFKFKPGRSDLTTENESDSDEYEDAITTNGQPPRPPPRGSNRPNLNKSKSCHTAEEKQDDIPRPKSSVVRQQSLQERQRISQTLGVINVVPLKQSQVEILQQEQRHPFINITINRAWGTKIGLVDCFDKIWIAGWDMKTCPRLSDKVHIGDQLLKINDKKVKNSTDAQRMYKIAEETVTLTVHRLPYAQVIAIHRQENKQPIGIQREGGTSKIVYVDPNGLAAKHGLQQRARSVLVGSEFCFWCLTEINSRPLDLSFKGNEIDHLLSAVGKDISVVVQPEDFVKELKKQLKKLKNYKDLLMKY